One window of Rubrivirga sp. SAORIC476 genomic DNA carries:
- a CDS encoding acetate/propionate family kinase — MVVLVLNAGSSSLKIDLIDAEAGQTLAAGQVERIGAVSSLASFRLGDAKAERVSLQAPDHTTALGHLLDRMREADGPDQDILPPIEAVGHRVVHGGEQFAESALVDGEVIDAIRDAFDLAPLHNPANLQGIRAAQKAFPDVPHVAVFDTAFHQTIPPEAYLYALPNRLYRRHKIRRYGFHGTSHYYVSRRLVDLVGLDLQASRVVTIHLGNGCSMAAIRDGRSVDTSMGMTPLEGLVMGTRSGDLDPSIVFEIAEKEDAPLSEVHTLLNRYSGLLGLSGYAADMRDLLAEAADGDVRCQQAIDVFCYRVKSYLGRYLAVLGGIDAVAFTAGIGTFAAPVRAQILAGLDGLGITVDPAANAAADGTEARITTDASTIPVWVVPTNEELVIAQDTQKLARAARQSPFV, encoded by the coding sequence ATGGTCGTCCTCGTCCTCAACGCCGGGTCCTCGTCGCTCAAGATCGACCTCATCGATGCCGAGGCCGGGCAGACGCTCGCGGCCGGACAGGTCGAGCGCATCGGCGCGGTGTCGTCGCTCGCCTCGTTCCGCCTCGGTGACGCCAAGGCCGAGCGCGTCTCGCTCCAGGCGCCCGACCACACGACCGCCCTCGGCCACCTCCTCGACCGGATGCGCGAGGCGGACGGGCCAGACCAGGACATCCTGCCGCCCATCGAGGCGGTCGGACACCGCGTCGTCCATGGCGGCGAGCAGTTCGCCGAGTCGGCGCTGGTCGACGGCGAGGTGATCGACGCCATCCGCGATGCCTTCGACCTGGCGCCGCTCCACAACCCGGCCAACCTGCAGGGCATCCGGGCCGCCCAGAAGGCCTTCCCCGACGTGCCCCACGTGGCGGTCTTCGACACGGCCTTCCACCAGACCATCCCGCCGGAGGCCTACCTGTACGCGCTCCCGAACCGCCTCTACCGGCGCCACAAGATCCGGCGCTACGGCTTCCACGGGACGAGCCACTACTACGTCTCCCGCCGCCTCGTAGACCTGGTCGGCCTCGATCTCCAGGCGAGCCGCGTCGTCACGATCCACCTCGGCAACGGCTGCTCGATGGCCGCCATCCGTGACGGCCGGAGCGTCGACACGTCGATGGGGATGACGCCACTGGAAGGCCTCGTCATGGGCACGCGCTCCGGCGACCTCGACCCGTCGATCGTGTTCGAGATCGCCGAGAAGGAGGACGCGCCGCTCTCGGAGGTCCACACGCTCCTCAACCGCTACTCGGGCCTGCTGGGCCTGAGCGGCTACGCGGCCGACATGCGCGACCTGCTCGCCGAGGCGGCCGACGGCGACGTGCGCTGCCAGCAGGCCATCGACGTGTTCTGCTACCGCGTCAAGAGCTACCTCGGCCGCTACCTCGCCGTGCTCGGCGGCATCGACGCGGTCGCCTTCACGGCCGGCATCGGGACGTTCGCGGCACCCGTGCGCGCCCAGATCCTGGCCGGGCTGGACGGACTCGGCATCACTGTGGACCCGGCCGCCAACGCCGCTGCCGACGGCACCGAGGCCCGCATCACGACCGACGCGAGCACGATCCCGGTCTGGGTGGTGCCCACCAACGAGGAACTCGTCATCGCGCAGGACACGCAGAAGCTGGCTCGCGCCGCTCGCCAGTCGCCGTTCGTGTGA
- a CDS encoding DUF6503 family protein encodes MPARSIVISFTLALVLVACETSAPAPQGDAEALALLDRARQHHGSATLEGAEVRFTFRGVPFTARRDGGAYRYARTLTDNLGRTVEEVVDNEGTHRFINGTEVPLDAAEAARVHTAVNSVVYFALLPAPLADAAVRARSLGPDSVGGQPYDRVEVTFAREGGGVDFEDRYVYWLRPADAQIGYYAYTYEPSPGDTSRTETGTRFRVPIGEVRAEGVLFQNWRNVTADSLADIADFGAAYDDGRTFEVSEVVLDDVRVAR; translated from the coding sequence GTGCCTGCTCGCTCCATCGTCATCTCCTTTACCCTGGCTCTCGTGCTGGTCGCCTGCGAGACGTCTGCTCCCGCACCCCAGGGCGACGCCGAGGCGCTGGCGCTGCTCGACCGCGCCCGCCAGCACCATGGCTCGGCGACGCTGGAGGGGGCGGAAGTCCGGTTCACGTTCCGCGGCGTCCCCTTCACGGCCCGTCGCGACGGCGGCGCGTACCGCTACGCGCGGACGCTGACCGACAACCTCGGGCGGACCGTCGAGGAGGTCGTCGACAACGAGGGCACGCACCGGTTCATCAACGGCACCGAGGTGCCGCTCGATGCCGCCGAGGCGGCGCGGGTCCACACGGCCGTCAACTCGGTCGTCTACTTCGCGCTGCTGCCCGCCCCCCTGGCCGATGCCGCCGTTCGCGCCCGGTCGCTCGGGCCAGACTCCGTCGGCGGGCAGCCGTACGACCGGGTCGAGGTGACCTTCGCCCGCGAGGGGGGCGGCGTCGACTTCGAGGACCGCTACGTCTACTGGCTCCGCCCGGCCGACGCCCAGATCGGCTACTACGCGTACACCTACGAACCGTCGCCGGGCGACACGTCGCGCACGGAGACCGGCACGCGCTTCCGGGTGCCCATCGGGGAGGTTCGCGCCGAGGGCGTCCTCTTCCAGAACTGGCGCAACGTCACCGCCGACTCGCTGGCCGACATCGCGGACTTCGGCGCGGCCTACGACGACGGGCGGACGTTCGAGGTCTCGGAGGTCGTGCTGGACGACGTCCGCGTCGCGCGCTGA